The following nucleotide sequence is from Nitrosopumilus adriaticus.
TTTACGGGCCATCCTTTTAGAATTCTTCCCTCATATACAATATAATCAGAGAACCCTCCAAACAAATCAGATGTAACTTTTTTTTCTTTTTTCAAATCAATCATAGTAATATCTGCATCAGAATTCTTTTCAAGAGTTCCTTTTTGTGGATACATTCCAAAGATTTGAGCAGCATTTTGACTAGTAAACTTCACAAATTGCTCTAGAGTAATTCTATTTTGATTTACTCCATCATTGAGCAGGATTGGAAGTACAGTTCCAATTCCCGGAAAACCTGCTAGGGCCCCCCAAACATCATCTCCACCAAGTTTGAGTTTTAATTGATTAGCAACATGATCTGTACCAATTGTGTTTATCAAATTGTTTGATAAAGCACTCCAAACAGCTTTGGAGTCTTTTTCTGTTCTGATTGGAGGCATTACTTTAGCTAAATACCCTTGTTGTTTCTCATAAGATAGTGTAAGATAGTGAGGGCAAGTTTCAACAAAAATTTTAGTGCCAAGTTTTCTTTCTTCTTCAATCTGTGCAAGAGCCCTCTCAGAACCAATATGCACAAAATATATCACACAATTGTAATCTCGTCCAAATTTAGAAACTGTCTTGATTGCTTTTGCCTCAAATTCAGGAGAGCGACTTTCAGACCAGGCATGCAATCCATCTTGGTTTTTCTCTTTTGCAGTTTTAATTCCACAACCACATGACTCATAGTCTTCAGCATGAACTAGTACTGGACAACCAAGTGATGCTGCAGTCTTTACTGTCTGTTCAACTATTTCATCAGTTACATCAACTTGGGCTGCAACAAGATCAAATGAATCAGGCGGCATATCCATGTAAACATGGCCAATTTCACCGCCTAGATTCATGTAAATCTTAAAAGATGTGATTCCTTTATCAACACAAAAATTCATTTCATTGATTTGAGTTTTAGTAAAAATTGAAGCGTGTATTGCATAATCAACATAATGATACTTTGATGCCGCATCAAGTTGGGCTTGTAATGATTTTGTAAATGGATCTCCCAATCGCAGCATTCTCATCATTGTTGTAATTCCTCCAATTGCAGCTGCATGTGATTCGGTTTTTGCCGCTTCATTAATTGGAGAATATACCCCATAGTGAACATGAGTATCAATTGGACCTGGGACAGAGATCAAACCATTTCCATTAATTTTATTGTCACATGCAGGAGTATCATGTGTTAATCCAACTATTTTCCCCTCATCAATAATTATATTTTTGTCAACCATCCCTTGAGGAAGAATAACGTGTGAATCAATTATCACAGTATCATACGTCATATCAAAACATTATGCTTGCAGTCTATTATGCGTTGAGAAAATGAATAAAAGCGCAACTCTAAGAGATAGTTCATTGGGCCGGTGATTTAGGGGTATAATGCCTCGTTCGCAACGAGGATGTCGAGGGTTCGATTCTCTCCCGGTCCACCATAACTTTTGAAATTAATGTAACATTAGTTTAATTTTTAATTTATTTACCATTCATCTAGGTCATCATCAGTATCTTCAGAAATATTTTTTCTTGAAGGCCTAATTGGAATATAGATTCTCACAAATATCTCACAGAATTATTACACTTAGTATGGTGTTTGGTTAATCTGAAAACTGTGTATGTGTTGAAATAATTGGTCTAGAATAGATACGACAAAAGAGGAAAATACCTAAAATTTCAACTTGTTCTACAAGTAAAATGAAATACAAGTGCTCTAACCACCCACCAGAAAACTCATTCATTATAGCATATGTAATTGAAAATGCATAATCAAATGTAGAGTATATTCGGTTCTCAGAATCATAGACAATCTGAATATTTTTTAGATTGTTTGGATTAATTTGATTCAAATCATTGTTTGAAACTATAGCATCATAAAACATTGCCTTGTCCTCAGAAAAAATAGATTCGCCTCTCTCCATGAAAAATATAGAACTACCAAAATAAAGCAAGGATAGAGCAGAGATTCCTATTACAAATTTTCCAGTCTTTCCAAAAATAGTCTTTTTCATTTGCTTTTCTAAGATACTTCCAATTTTTCCCAGTCTTTCTTTTCTGGCTAAAATCAAAATTACAATACCTAATCCAGTAATTAGACCGAAATTGCCTAGCCAGTGATCAGAGACATATTCCACGAAAATTAATCTCAGAGGCAAAAATACCCCTACAAGGAATCCGATCACAATTAGCTTTTCTAGAACGTCATTTTTTCCCATGCCCCTTAACCCAAACATAATAGCTCCCCATTTAGTTAAAACATTTCGAATGAATGCTATCCAGAAACTATTATACATAAATAAAAAATATAATCTTCATGGAAGTTTTTGACGGAAAAAAGGCTGCACAAGATTACATGTCAAAACATACTTTAGCATTCTCTACACCTGAATTAACTCTAATGAGATTTGCATTTTGGCTAGGTGATTCAGTGCCAGATCCAAAAAATGAGGGAGAGGGAATTCCAAGAATGATGACTTATTTGACAGAGCAGGACTTTCAACCAGTCTTAATTGATGATGATAAATATGAACCATCAGGAGCTGTAAGAAGTTCAGCAGTTGTAGGAAATGCATACAATGAAGTACAGTCAGATGGAAAGTTTTGTTCAGAATGCGGATCTAGTTTATCTGCCACAGCAAAGTTTTGTCCTGAATGCGGTACAACACAATAAAATAATTAAAAATTTTTCAAAAAATTTTATGCTTTAGCGCCACATTTTGTACAAAATTTTGCATTGGCCCTTAATGCAGCACCACATGAAGAGCATCCACCGTCACTAGTTTGTGGAGCGGTTTGTCTTGGCATCAAAGATGGATCAGGTGATGGTAAAGTTCCAACATCTCCAAATGCTTCTTGTGCAGAAACAATTCCTGGTGGACCTCCGCCAACTGGATTTTGTGCAGTTCCTGCTCTAGGTGGTGCACCCATACCTCCAGCCATCATTCCAGGATTGGCCA
It contains:
- a CDS encoding dihydroorotase; amino-acid sequence: MTYDTVIIDSHVILPQGMVDKNIIIDEGKIVGLTHDTPACDNKINGNGLISVPGPIDTHVHYGVYSPINEAAKTESHAAAIGGITTMMRMLRLGDPFTKSLQAQLDAASKYHYVDYAIHASIFTKTQINEMNFCVDKGITSFKIYMNLGGEIGHVYMDMPPDSFDLVAAQVDVTDEIVEQTVKTAASLGCPVLVHAEDYESCGCGIKTAKEKNQDGLHAWSESRSPEFEAKAIKTVSKFGRDYNCVIYFVHIGSERALAQIEEERKLGTKIFVETCPHYLTLSYEKQQGYLAKVMPPIRTEKDSKAVWSALSNNLINTIGTDHVANQLKLKLGGDDVWGALAGFPGIGTVLPILLNDGVNQNRITLEQFVKFTSQNAAQIFGMYPQKGTLEKNSDADITMIDLKKEKKVTSDLFGGFSDYIVYEGRILKGWPVKTLVRGEIIADNFEVIGKLGHGKLVERKIN
- a CDS encoding zinc ribbon domain-containing protein, whose protein sequence is MEVFDGKKAAQDYMSKHTLAFSTPELTLMRFAFWLGDSVPDPKNEGEGIPRMMTYLTEQDFQPVLIDDDKYEPSGAVRSSAVVGNAYNEVQSDGKFCSECGSSLSATAKFCPECGTTQ